agggttaggggttagggttagggttagggttagggttagggttagggttagggttagggttagggttagggttagggttagggttagggttagggttagggttagggttagggttaggggttagggttagggttagggttagggttagggttagggttagggttagggttagggttagggttagggttaggggttagggttaggggttagggttagggttagggttagggttagggttagggttagggttaggggttagggttagggttagggttagggttagggttagggttagggttagggttagggttagggttagggttagggttagggttagggttaggggttagggttagggttagggttagggttagggttaggggttagggttaggggttaggggttagggttagggttagggttagggttagggttagggttagggttagggttagggttaggggttaggggttagggttaggttaggggttagggttagggttagggttagggttagggttagggttagggttaggggttagggttagggttagggttagggttaggggttagggttagggttagggttaggggttagggttagggttagggttagggttaggggttagggttagggttagggtagggttagggttaggggttagggttaggggggttagggttagggttaggtttagggttagggttagggttagggttagggttagggtttagggttagggttaggggttagggttagggttagggttaggggttagggttagggttagggttagggttaggggttagggttagggttaggggttagggttagggttagggttagggttagggttagggttagggttagggttagggttagggttagggttaggggttaggggttagggttagggttagggttagggttagggttagggtagggtttagggttagggttagggttagggttagggttagggttagggttagggttagggttagggttagggttagggttagggttagggttagggttagggttagggttagggttagggttagggttagggttagggttagggttagggttagggttagggttagggttagggttagggttaggggttagggttagggttagggttagggttagggttagggttagggttagggttagggttagggttagggttagggttagggttagggttaggggttagggttagggttagggttagggttagggttagggttagggttagggttagggttagggttagggttagggttagggttagggttagggttagggttagggttagggttagggttagggttagggttagggttagggttagggttagggttagggttagggttagggttagggttaggggttaggggtagggttagggttagggttaggggttagggttagggttagggttagggttagggttagggttaggggttagggttagggttagggttagggttagggttagggttagggttagggttagggttagggttagggttaggggtttagggttagggttagggttagggttagggttagggttaggggttaggttagggttagggttagggttagggttagggttagggttagggttagggttagggttagggttagggttagggttagggttagggttaggggttagggttaggggttagggttagggttagggttagggttagggttagggttaggggttagggttagggttagggttagggtggttagggttagggttagggttagggttagggttagggttaggttaggggttagggttagggttagggttagggttagggttaggggttagggttagggttagggttagggttagggttagggttaggggttagggttagggttagggttagggttagggttagggttagggttagggttagggttagggttagggttagggttagggttaggggttagggttagggttagggttagggttagggttagggttagggttagggttagggttagggttagggttagggttagggttagggttagggttagggttagggggttagggttagggttagggttagggttagggttagggttagggttagggttagggttagggttagggttaggggttagggttagggttagggttagggtagggttagggttagggttaggggggttagggttagggttagggttagggttagggttagggttttagggttagggttagggttaggggttgttaggggttaggggttagggttagggttagggttagggttagggttagggttagggttaggggttagggttagggtggggttagggttagggtttagggttaggggttagggttagggttagggttagggttagggttagggtNNNNNNNNNNNNNNNNNNNNNNNNNNNNNNNNNNNNNNNNNNNNNNNNNNNNNNNNNNNNNNNNNNNNNNNNNNNNNNNNNNNNNNNNNNNNNNNNNNNNtgaatttattttattttcagttgctacaaacgggacagacatgactgggggataggacagggagaaagaatgaaagaaagagagggagcgaaagaaaaccaaaggggagaagagacggtgagaagggggggaagaaagaaaaaacaaacacctgggtcacctgtatggagaaaaaaaacagaaaagaaagcaaacaacaaagagcaacataataaaaaaacagcaccatcacaataaactagctagcagtaaatatcagtagatactaaataataaacgatattgtgcagcacgcaagatagacagcgcacaatgtgctttgaggcagcagccaagaaagctgtagtccgcgtctgtgaatacccgtgtgtacacctgtgtgcatacctgtgtggatcagcatgcttgtattccaaaggtttctccatgtaacgatctgctagagggtgtgggggggccacagccccgtcctttatggtatcaagcaggtatggaggagatcaaaactccagacatccagaggcccccagaacacaagagaccaaggaagaccaacagaggggcagccgcgccactgtcccagaaagagctgaggagagtcccagatgagggctcactcagcagccgcggagcagaagccagggggagttgcagtgacgcgcccgtgagctccgccggcagccagctgtgcctgagtgaccgagccccaggccgagacgccgggggcaccccacctccgaagtggcccgagcgagccccaggctccaggccccgataagcggtcACcagggagtgagccggtgtgtacccggacgcccacccccggacacaaagaaccaccaacgcaccgacacctgagggagtccgccaccggcaggggaagtggtggtagggaattctcaatggtgcttggtgccataccctcagggactttaatgttatataaaaacactgacagctcaatatctgcctcagtcactctccctgatccagctgagtcagcagtgggaaaaatctgcttttcacaggaacttggtaacagcaataagagaataCGTAGTTTATTCCAAGAAGATATCGTCTCTCTCCCATATATAGAATATCTTACTGGAACCGACATGTTCCAGATATCACCtggaagacagtctggatgATCCCATAAATATCTAGTTGTGAACAAGGTGAAGGAAATCTCATAtaaaattcttcataaatgtgaCCCAGCCAGTCACTATATggtaacatttaaaagagacataaatactaattgaactttctgtggggatcatccagaaactgtgGCACATGTCTTTTGGTTCCTCtacacagagattctggaagaatttagcagttttgttattgtctatattttaagggagttttctttacgatggaaaatgttttattctttttctttaagttccccaggaagaatgataaatgtttttttataaaaaatttgttaatacttttagctattttatatccataaatgtaagtttattaataaaacaccatatttctgcctttttatAAGGATATGAATTGTACATACAATCAATTTCAGACTCAACCAACAAAAAGCCTCTCAGAACAATATTTATATGTAGATTTTTTTCGCCTCCTCATATCATAATTTTTTTACTCCTGGTTCTgtatgttcatgttctgttcttttgtaaacttcatctgtttgtatgttgtatactcattgtgtttcaataaagttcgatttaaaaaaaggtacgTTCTAAAGGAAGCTtcagacgtcactgatcacgtgactccggccaaacgaatcaagcctCGACACGGTGCTTCTGAAGCAGCGCGTTGATCTTtctgacacacgcaccggagcgtcagcttcaagcggaccaTCACTACGTCTCACATCTAAAGGTGTCAAGGTAACTTTGAACTGAGTTCAGTCAATCTGGagtttttccaagttttctgttgctctctgtgagaGAAGAGCGTTAAAGGCGGGGCTCTCCAGAGtccagcaaaacaggaaaccacagctgggtgtgtgtaagtgtgcaaaCCAATAGaatgcatcgtggtggggggggggcatcacgggcattggcaagaaaaaaataaaagaatcggTCGTACCCATGCTtccccgacgtcatgccagcgcatattgggaaattcgtaggcaccgatcggttttctatcagccatttgctgggagtaagggcgccctccgtttgcgaggtgcgcctgctgctggcggcacagggaggagagggcggggcggcggggagtctctggctggctggagcggcatctaataaccaactcgcaaaacaaaataaaaacaacaaacagatattatgatacagacttataatctgCACCCATGTTTTTTCTACATTCtataaagtgagcgcgagagccctcggtgcgcctgcgcgctgctgaagtcaaagtaaactttattgtcatctccgctacagacagtccagcatatccggttgttcagtgatgacgcgacgaatccgacgaatcctacttccgggtctaaacgCTCCTGTGTTCAATATGACACAATGCTGTGTTCCTGGTTGTTTTAACCAATCTGGCTCAAAACAACAGTCTAATCTGTCATTTTACCGGTTTCCTtgtgaaaagagagagaagaggaagtggCTGAAGTTGATAAGGTATGTTACAACTCGTAAGTGAATGAATAAATTTGTAAGATAAGAGCTAGTGGGCTCTTACTTTAGTTAGCTAATATAGCTAGTGATGAACAATTAAAACCCGCTACTAAAAGACAAACTGGCTTTTACGAGTAATTGTACTTATATAGACAAtggattttattgtgttttttttaatccaaagaCGTTGTTGCATTTttgaagtcatttttatttctccaaGCAAAGATTGAGAGCTAAGGGTCACTTCGCTATATATATGAACCTTAGTTAGCTTTCGATGCTCAGAGGAATAAAAATTACGTCCAAAAAGCGATGTCTATGTAAGAAAATACATTACAATCCCCAGCCTATGTGCCAGTTAATTACCAAAATAAAGACCTAACCAACAAATAGCTAGCAAAGGTTGCCAGTACTTATCTTTCTGGTAAGCTTAAAAGCAAATTAGTACAACGATGTgtaagaaaagcatctggacttctttaagctttaagtttcttgaagctTCTCTCATCTGGATGAAAGAAGCTTCTCTCTATTATttatctctattttttttttttttttgtattaatcaTAACTAATGGAGGGCTAGCGTATGATCTGaaatttctctctgtctttttaaaCACTTCCACAGACGTGAAAACTTCACCCCAAACTGCAACTCAAGAGTCTGCAGTTGGCACTTCCCTCAAGGAAAAGCTGCGGGGCCAACAAGATTTGCATGGAACGACGGGAAGTCTTTTCAGTTCCCAGATGACCACAACCCTgttagaaaaaagaagaaaaaagagcagGTCCCGGCTATTGGTGAAAATCAGAGTGAAATATCAGATGAGCCACATCATTCCAACAATGCAGCTACACAGACAGATACTGCAAGTTCCACAAGTTCTTCCCAAAGTCTTCTGGTGCTAGAGATTCAGAATGACATGCTAAGAATAGAGaatgaaaaacttaaaaaacaagtaGAGAAGCAGAAGCAGACTTTCTCATTCAGTCAAATATCTGACAATCCTGAAAGGGTCCAGTACTATACTGGATTGCCCGATGCTGCTTCCGTCCTGTTTTTAGAAGCGCTTCTTTCCAGATTTGATCTTAAATATCATTCTGATTGGACTGTCCAAATGATGCCCCTAATTGACCAGTTATTTCTAAccctgatcaagcttaaacttAATTTTGGTCATGAAGACCTTTCAATAAGGTTTAACTGCAGCAGAGGCACAGTAATGTTTTTACAACAATTGTTAGTGCACTGTATGACATTTTGTATGTTGGCATGCTGGAAAACAACATTCCCTCGAGAGCCAAGAATCAAACATCGCTGCCAGATTGCTTCCAACCATTTCCTAACTGCAGGATTGTGCTTGACTGCACGGAAGTTTCTGTttgtaacacagagagacttgacACACAAAGTCATTTGTACAGCCAGTACAAAGGACGGACCACACTAAAGGCTCTAATTGGTGTGGCTCCTAATGGTGTAATAACCTTTGTAAGCAACTTGTACGGTGGAAGTGCCTCAGATAAGGCCataacagctgactgtggagTACTGCAACATCTACAACCAGGTGACATGGTCATTGCAGATAAGGGCTTCACAATTCGGGACATCCTACCAGAAGGGGTCTGACTGAACATCCCGTCCTTCCTCACCAACGGACAATTCACACAGGAGGAAGTGAACAACAACAGGAAGATTTCCTGTGCAAGAATACATGTAGAGCGTTCCATTCAAAGACTGAAAGTTTTCTCAATTTTGCATCACATCCCatatcagttaaaaaaaaatattaataagatcttgaaagcatgtgtgtgtcttacAAATTTACAAACACCTATTCTCCGTGAAATTGAATAAATTATACCTGTGAGAGTTCAGAGGTAAAAGTACATTGTGTCATTTTCTAACTACTTGTGGACCAGAAAACACAACTGTTGAATaagtttacttttattatttataactcCTAAGTGGATTGTTTTGTGTGTATACTCAGGATGttacaacataaaaacaacttaGTTGCATAGTTTCAAATTGAGAATGGTCTCATTTGTGATTCGTATAATGTTTTACTCTGTTTTTATCAATGGcttgttacatttttcattccATTCCAGCTTCCTGATTACTGCCTAGTTTTCTTGCTATgcattttcaattaaaatgaaGAATACCAGATACATGTGTTACTCTTTATTttcaggaacagtttgtccaaaacattttattttttcaaatcaaaAATTAATATAATTTAAGAATTTATCTGAATATATTTACAAAGTTACAATGacaaaaaatgtacaatttccaaatagttttaaaattaactaTAAACATTTGGACTGATAAATTACTCATGCTGATATGAATTCAAAGCTGCGATAAAATATGGGGTAAAAAAACTTCCCGGTAGAACGTTTCCAACGCTTCAATGTTAACAGCCCAAGTTTGTTCTCTATCCACATGCAAGATGAAAAAGTCACATGGAGTCCAAACAATAAAGTGACAGCTTTTCGCCCCTGTGAGATAGAGGTTGCCCTGGATCTGATGCCAGTAGTTGTGATTCTTTTTTAATACCAGGGAACCACTTGCCTCATCCAGCTGTAGGAAAAAGTCCTTACTTTCTGCAGCTTCCAATACAGTTTTGGCTCTGGCTGACCATGGGCATTTCACCTCAATGATGCACTCATTAGAGACAGTCCCATCTGGAGAACCACCAAGCAGGCCACTGTTAGATAAAAACAGTCCCCTCTCCTTGATAGCTGCACCAGTACAGTCAGTGTACAACTGCTTGGCCTTTGGCTCATGAAGGATCCCCCAATCACATGCCTTTGGGGATGAAAATACAACTTAGTCATAAAGGAATTCTTAGATGCACAGACCCTTTTTACTAACAACTTACTTTAGATCCTTCTGTCAGGTTGTACTGTCCAAGCAGAGTCTTAAATAAGGA
This genomic stretch from Astatotilapia calliptera chromosome 12, fAstCal1.2, whole genome shotgun sequence harbors:
- the LOC113034127 gene encoding THAP domain-containing protein 2-like, which gives rise to MTRRIRRILLPGLNAPVFNMTQCCVPGCFNQSGSKQQSNLSFYRFPCEKREKRKWLKLIRRENFTPNCNSRVCSWHFPQGKAAGPTRFAWNDGKSFQFPDDHNPVRKKKKKEQVPAIGENQSEISDEPHHSNNAATQTDTASSTSSSQSLLVLEIQNDMLRIENEKLKKQVEKQKQTFSFSQISDNPERVQYYTGLPDAASVLFLEALLSRFDLKYHSDWTVQMMPLIDQLFLTLIKLKLNFGHEDLSIRFNCSRGTVMFLQQLLVHCMTFCMLACWKTTFPREPRIKHRCQIASNHFLTAGLCLTARKFLFVTQRDLTHKVICTASTKDGPH
- the LOC113034128 gene encoding uncharacterized protein LOC113034128, with protein sequence MGWILSPECSQAKPAKTFDEVLRNLGFPQAEDKARYLLASLAMSDEEKKQIEEATVGQTKNALWSAYRKKRITASNFGLVLSAVQRRSYPPSLFKTLLGQYNLTEGSKACDWGILHEPKAKQLYTDCTGAAIKERGLFLSNSGLLGGSPDGTVSNECIIEVKCPWSARAKTVLEAAESKDFFLQLDEASGSLVLKKNHNYWHQIQGNLYLTGAKSCHFIVWTPCDFFILHVDREQTWAVNIEALETFYREVFLPHILSQL